From one Dryobates pubescens isolate bDryPub1 chromosome 2, bDryPub1.pri, whole genome shotgun sequence genomic stretch:
- the LOC104309789 gene encoding LOW QUALITY PROTEIN: rac GTPase-activating protein 1 (The sequence of the model RefSeq protein was modified relative to this genomic sequence to represent the inferred CDS: substituted 1 base at 1 genomic stop codon), which translates to MLRQRCERLLARLERTLQLLELSGSVEEDLLQVAQSFEATRRRCCHLQQDAQRAREQLSRVEAERAVLEVKLKHARNQVEVEMKKRHRAEAELEKQERKLQLVFESLMQEPWGSGGLSREQCSVLSALAGRHLGVTLTAGRRSSAEDESCQSLLSHSDISYDHTEDDTDVDRTSVRTLKRKAQEKQRVSLAPQIGPVVVAKRHRSSVAACNTASVPSVLPPAEAPGPAGNLLPTALVPRRRSRQGHHVSISAEVTTVCDTSKDLSCHAPGQDTHTEGGSVGKPVPAPFPSPPQGLPPCQHHFTSKTVIRPEPCGVCGSRIRFGKAAIKCRQCQLLVHLKCREQCPSLCVPQPPDRAWPHEGVLADFAPDTPPLVPPLVVQCVTEVEKRGLTETGLYRVPGAEQLVREWKRRLLRAGGVLPALSSVDDIHVVCGVLKDFLRGLKEPLVTFSLHPAFLQAADIPDDAACSTALCQVVSKLPPANRDTLAFLMLHLLRVSNSLDCKMDILNLSRVFGPTLVGHSSANPTPLEIMEDTPRQCEVVARLLSLPPDFWRGFVEMEQNLVPVAAAPGHENSEALNPQPPPLSCGXRVLGVQDWVGVQQESPLLCPAELFFHPVASPEPKSGQLSSIGFCCLPSTLQSHTDRTPHPRQGPVLKKVGQFFPSLV; encoded by the exons ATGCTGCGGCAGCGCTGCGAACGGCTCTTGGCCCGGCTGGAGCGGacgctgcagctcctggagctcagcGGCAGCGTGGAGGAAG ACTTGCTCCAGGTAGCGCAGAGCTTCGAGGCGACGCGGCGGAGATGCTGCCACCTGCAGCAGGACGCTCAGCGGGCCCGCGAGCAGCTGAGCCGCGTCGAGGCGGAGCGGGCGGTGCTGGAGGTGAAGCTGAAGCACGCCCGCAACCAGGTGGAAGTAGAGATGAAGAAGCGTCACcgtgcagaggctgagctggagaaGCAG GAGCGAAAACTTCAGCTGGTCTTTGAGTCCCTAATGCAGGAGCCATGGGGTAGCGGGGGGCTGAGTAGGGAGCAGTGCTCTGTCCTCAGTGCCCTGGCTGGCCGGCATCTCGGAGTGACCctgacagcaggcaggag ATCATCTGCAGAGGATGAGTCATGCCAGTCCCTCCTGTCCCATTCAGACATCAGTTATGACCACACTGAGGATGACACG GATGTTGATAGGACGTCAGTGCGGACCCTGAAGCGCAAAGCCCAGGAGAAGCAG CGTGTGTCCCTGGCCCCTCAGATTGGCCCTGTGGTGGTAGCAAAGCGTCACCGTTCTTCTGTGGCAGCCTGCAACACT GCAAGTGtcccctctgtgctgcctcctgctgaggctccaggccctgctggcaACCTTCTGCCAACTGCTCTGGTGCCACGACGTCGCTCTCGCCAAGGGCATCATGTGTCCATATCTGCAG AGGTGACCACAGTATGTGACACCAGCAAGGATCTGAGCTGCCATGCCCCGGGGCAGGACACCCACACCGAGGGTGGCTCTGTGGGgaagccagtgccagcccccttcccctcccctccacagGGGCTACCTCCGTGCCAGCACCACTTCACCTCCAAAACG gTGATCCGCCCTGAGCCGTGTGGTGTCTGTGGCTCCCGCATCCGCTTCGGGAAGGCTGCCATCAAGTGCCGCCAGTGTCAGCTGCTGGTGCACCTCAAGTGCCGGGAGCAGTGCCCCAGCCTCTGCGTGCCGCAGCCTCCCGACCGCGCCTGGCCCCACGAG GGTGTGTTGGCTGACTTCGCCCCCGATACGCCACCCCTTGTGCCTCCGCTGGTGGTGCAGTGTGTGACCGAGGTGGAGAAGCGAGGCTTGACTGAG acaGGGCTGTACCGTGTGccaggtgcagagcagctggtgcGGGAGTGGAAGCGGAGGCTGCTGCGGGCTGGGGGtgtgctccctgccctcagcagcgtGGATGACATCCATGTGGTGTGTGGTGTGCTCAAGGACTTTCTACGGGGGCTCAAGGAGCCGCTGGTCACTTTCAGTCTCCAccctgccttcctgcaggctgctg acatcCCAGatgatgctgcctgcagcacagccctgtgccaggttGTGAGCAAGCTGCCTCCAGCCAACAGGGACACTTTGGCCTTCCTCATGCTACACCTGCTCAG AGTGTCGAACAGCCTCGACTGCAAGATGGATATCCTCAACCTGTCCCGTGTGTTTGGTCCCACACTGGTGGGACACAGCTCAGCCAACCCCACACCACTTGAAATCATGGAGGACACACCACGGCAGTGCGAG GTGGTGGCTCGACTCCTCTCACTGCCACCTGACTTCTGGAGAGGCTTTGTGGAGATGGAGCAGAACCTAGTGCCAGTAGCAGCTGCCCCGGGGCATGAAAACAGTGAGGCACTGaatccccagccccctcccttgtcctgtggcTGAAGAGTCCTGGGTGTCCAGGACTGGGTGGGGGTACAGCAAGAGTCACCCCTCCTTTGTCCTGCAGAGCTATTCTTCCACCCTGTCGCCTCCCCAGAGCCCAAATCAGGCCAGCTGAGTTCAATTGGCTTCTGCTgtctccccagcaccctgcagagccACACGGACAGGACTCCCCATCCCCG GCAGGGGCCAGTCCTGAAGAAAGTGGGTCAGTTCTTCCCTTCTCTGGTGTAG
- the GMPPA gene encoding mannose-1-phosphate guanyltransferase alpha isoform X2 — MPLKAVILIGGPQKGTRFRPLSFEVPKPLFPVAGVPMVQHHIEACAKVPGMKEILLMGFYQPHEALSRFLVSAQQEFKIPIRYLQEYAALGTGGGIYHFRDQILSGGAEAFFVLNADVCSEFPLQEMLEFRQQHGDAHSFVILGTTANRTQALNYGCIVANANTQEVQHYVEKPSTFVSEIINCGVYLFTPAIFQHIGEVFQRNQQELVLEESSNGWQRAEAIRLEQDVFTALAGSGKLYVYKTDGFWSQIKSAGSAIYASRLYLNQYSKSHPERLAQNKPGGPIIRGNVYIHPTASIDSTAVLGPNVSIGEGVTVGAGVRVRESIVLHGASLHDHTCVLNTIVGWDSTIGRWARVEGTPSDPNPNDPYAKIDSETLFRDGRLTPSITILGCSVTIPAEVVILNSIVLPHKELSRSYKNQIIL; from the exons ATGCCGCTGAAGGCGGTGATCCTCATCGGGGGCCCGCAGAAGG GGACCCGCTTCCGACCGTTGTCCTTCGAGGTGCCCAAGCCGCTCTTCCCCGTGGCCGGGGTGCCAATGGTGCAGCACCACATCGAGGCCTGTGCCAAG GTACCTGGCATGAAGGAGATCCTGCTGATGGGCTTCTACCAGCCCCACGAGGCCCTCAGTCGCTTCTTGGTGTCAGCGCAGCAGGAGTTCAAGATCCCCATCAG GTATCTCCAGGAGTatgcagcactgggcacaggtgGTGGCATCTATCACTTCCGTGACCAGATCCTCtcaggtggtgctgaggccttCTTTGTCCTCAACGCAGACGTGTGCTCAGAGTTCCCcttgcaggagatgctggagtTCCGGCAGCAGCACGGGGACGCGCACAGCTTTGTCATTCTGGGTACCACA GCCAACAGGACACAGGCGCTGAATTATGGCTGTATCGTGGCAAATGCAAACACCCAGGAG GTCCAGCACTATGTGGAGAAGCCCAGCACGTTTGTTAGTGAGATCATTAACTGTGGCGTTTACCTGTTCACACCTGCCATCTTCCAACACATTGGTGAGGTCTTCCAGAGGAACCAGCAGGAGCTAGTACT AGAGGAGAGCTCTAATGGCTGGCAGCGTGCAGAAGCGATCCGGCTAGAGCAGGACGTTttcacagccctggctgggagtGGCAAACTCTACGTCTACAAAACTGATGGCTTCTGGAGCCAGATCAAGTCAGCTGG ctctgctatCTACGCCAGTCGCCTTTACTTGAACCAGTACAGCAAAAGCCACCCAGAGAGGCTGGCCCAGAACAAACCTGGAGGACCTATCATCCGAG GCAATGTGTACATCCACCCAACAGCCTCCATTGACAGCACTGCAGTG CTGGGCCCCAACGTCTCAATTGGGGAGGGGGTGACAGTTGGAGCTGGTGTGCGTGTGCGAGAGTCCATTGTCCTGCATGGTGCCTCACTCCAC GATCACACCTGTGTCCTCAATACCATTGTGGGCTGGGACAGCACCATTGGGCGCTGGGCTCGAGTTGAAGGAACACCCAGCGACCCCAACCCCAACGATCCCTATGCCAAGATTGACAGCGAGACCCTCTTCCGAGACGGGCGCCTCACACCTTCCATCACCATCCTGG gctgcagtgtcACTATCCCTGCTGAGGTTGTTATTCTCAACTCCATTGTCCTTCCTCACAAGGAGCTGAGCCGCAGCTACAAAAACCAGATTATTCTCTGA
- the GMPPA gene encoding mannose-1-phosphate guanyltransferase alpha isoform X1 → MPLKAVILIGGPQKGTRFRPLSFEVPKPLFPVAGVPMVQHHIEACAKVPGMKEILLMGFYQPHEALSRFLVSAQQEFKIPIRYLQEYAALGTGGGIYHFRDQILSGGAEAFFVLNADVCSEFPLQEMLEFRQQHGDAHSFVILGTTANRTQALNYGCIVANANTQEVQHYVEKPSTFVSEIINCGVYLFTPAIFQHIGEVFQRNQQELVLCPYLGEESSNGWQRAEAIRLEQDVFTALAGSGKLYVYKTDGFWSQIKSAGSAIYASRLYLNQYSKSHPERLAQNKPGGPIIRGNVYIHPTASIDSTAVLGPNVSIGEGVTVGAGVRVRESIVLHGASLHDHTCVLNTIVGWDSTIGRWARVEGTPSDPNPNDPYAKIDSETLFRDGRLTPSITILGCSVTIPAEVVILNSIVLPHKELSRSYKNQIIL, encoded by the exons ATGCCGCTGAAGGCGGTGATCCTCATCGGGGGCCCGCAGAAGG GGACCCGCTTCCGACCGTTGTCCTTCGAGGTGCCCAAGCCGCTCTTCCCCGTGGCCGGGGTGCCAATGGTGCAGCACCACATCGAGGCCTGTGCCAAG GTACCTGGCATGAAGGAGATCCTGCTGATGGGCTTCTACCAGCCCCACGAGGCCCTCAGTCGCTTCTTGGTGTCAGCGCAGCAGGAGTTCAAGATCCCCATCAG GTATCTCCAGGAGTatgcagcactgggcacaggtgGTGGCATCTATCACTTCCGTGACCAGATCCTCtcaggtggtgctgaggccttCTTTGTCCTCAACGCAGACGTGTGCTCAGAGTTCCCcttgcaggagatgctggagtTCCGGCAGCAGCACGGGGACGCGCACAGCTTTGTCATTCTGGGTACCACA GCCAACAGGACACAGGCGCTGAATTATGGCTGTATCGTGGCAAATGCAAACACCCAGGAG GTCCAGCACTATGTGGAGAAGCCCAGCACGTTTGTTAGTGAGATCATTAACTGTGGCGTTTACCTGTTCACACCTGCCATCTTCCAACACATTGGTGAGGTCTTCCAGAGGAACCAGCAGGAGCTAGTACT CTGTCCTTACCTTGG AGAGGAGAGCTCTAATGGCTGGCAGCGTGCAGAAGCGATCCGGCTAGAGCAGGACGTTttcacagccctggctgggagtGGCAAACTCTACGTCTACAAAACTGATGGCTTCTGGAGCCAGATCAAGTCAGCTGG ctctgctatCTACGCCAGTCGCCTTTACTTGAACCAGTACAGCAAAAGCCACCCAGAGAGGCTGGCCCAGAACAAACCTGGAGGACCTATCATCCGAG GCAATGTGTACATCCACCCAACAGCCTCCATTGACAGCACTGCAGTG CTGGGCCCCAACGTCTCAATTGGGGAGGGGGTGACAGTTGGAGCTGGTGTGCGTGTGCGAGAGTCCATTGTCCTGCATGGTGCCTCACTCCAC GATCACACCTGTGTCCTCAATACCATTGTGGGCTGGGACAGCACCATTGGGCGCTGGGCTCGAGTTGAAGGAACACCCAGCGACCCCAACCCCAACGATCCCTATGCCAAGATTGACAGCGAGACCCTCTTCCGAGACGGGCGCCTCACACCTTCCATCACCATCCTGG gctgcagtgtcACTATCCCTGCTGAGGTTGTTATTCTCAACTCCATTGTCCTTCCTCACAAGGAGCTGAGCCGCAGCTACAAAAACCAGATTATTCTCTGA
- the GMPPA gene encoding mannose-1-phosphate guanyltransferase alpha isoform X3: MVQHHIEACAKVPGMKEILLMGFYQPHEALSRFLVSAQQEFKIPIRYLQEYAALGTGGGIYHFRDQILSGGAEAFFVLNADVCSEFPLQEMLEFRQQHGDAHSFVILGTTANRTQALNYGCIVANANTQEVQHYVEKPSTFVSEIINCGVYLFTPAIFQHIGEVFQRNQQELVLCPYLGEESSNGWQRAEAIRLEQDVFTALAGSGKLYVYKTDGFWSQIKSAGSAIYASRLYLNQYSKSHPERLAQNKPGGPIIRGNVYIHPTASIDSTAVLGPNVSIGEGVTVGAGVRVRESIVLHGASLHDHTCVLNTIVGWDSTIGRWARVEGTPSDPNPNDPYAKIDSETLFRDGRLTPSITILGCSVTIPAEVVILNSIVLPHKELSRSYKNQIIL, from the exons ATGGTGCAGCACCACATCGAGGCCTGTGCCAAG GTACCTGGCATGAAGGAGATCCTGCTGATGGGCTTCTACCAGCCCCACGAGGCCCTCAGTCGCTTCTTGGTGTCAGCGCAGCAGGAGTTCAAGATCCCCATCAG GTATCTCCAGGAGTatgcagcactgggcacaggtgGTGGCATCTATCACTTCCGTGACCAGATCCTCtcaggtggtgctgaggccttCTTTGTCCTCAACGCAGACGTGTGCTCAGAGTTCCCcttgcaggagatgctggagtTCCGGCAGCAGCACGGGGACGCGCACAGCTTTGTCATTCTGGGTACCACA GCCAACAGGACACAGGCGCTGAATTATGGCTGTATCGTGGCAAATGCAAACACCCAGGAG GTCCAGCACTATGTGGAGAAGCCCAGCACGTTTGTTAGTGAGATCATTAACTGTGGCGTTTACCTGTTCACACCTGCCATCTTCCAACACATTGGTGAGGTCTTCCAGAGGAACCAGCAGGAGCTAGTACT CTGTCCTTACCTTGG AGAGGAGAGCTCTAATGGCTGGCAGCGTGCAGAAGCGATCCGGCTAGAGCAGGACGTTttcacagccctggctgggagtGGCAAACTCTACGTCTACAAAACTGATGGCTTCTGGAGCCAGATCAAGTCAGCTGG ctctgctatCTACGCCAGTCGCCTTTACTTGAACCAGTACAGCAAAAGCCACCCAGAGAGGCTGGCCCAGAACAAACCTGGAGGACCTATCATCCGAG GCAATGTGTACATCCACCCAACAGCCTCCATTGACAGCACTGCAGTG CTGGGCCCCAACGTCTCAATTGGGGAGGGGGTGACAGTTGGAGCTGGTGTGCGTGTGCGAGAGTCCATTGTCCTGCATGGTGCCTCACTCCAC GATCACACCTGTGTCCTCAATACCATTGTGGGCTGGGACAGCACCATTGGGCGCTGGGCTCGAGTTGAAGGAACACCCAGCGACCCCAACCCCAACGATCCCTATGCCAAGATTGACAGCGAGACCCTCTTCCGAGACGGGCGCCTCACACCTTCCATCACCATCCTGG gctgcagtgtcACTATCCCTGCTGAGGTTGTTATTCTCAACTCCATTGTCCTTCCTCACAAGGAGCTGAGCCGCAGCTACAAAAACCAGATTATTCTCTGA